CCTTTACTccttacttttttttaaaaaataatatttaatttatgctGTCTTCCCTGCATCACCAAAAAAATTCTCGATGTATAATTTAGGCGTCATGTAAAACCACATCATCTACAATTTTATAATTTCAATAATTAGGTTCCAACTGGTTATTAGAAGTATGTTTTTTGACAATACCTATGGTTCTTAGAAAACTCAAAATAGAATTTCACATATGAAATACCAAATACCAGAAACCAAAATAGACCTTCATTAGTAGTTCATCTGATAACAAGATTGATAACTAAATTGTACTCTTTGATAATCATTGTTTATAGAAatatacagaaaaaaaaaagagaatcgaATAGAGCTTCAGTTGGTATTTCAAAGAATgtaatacataaaaaaaaaaggagaaaaattctTCTATGTTACTAATTGTagcataaaaacaaaaaacaaaacaaataataGCTTTGaaatcttattttcttttattttcccaTGCATGGCAGGGATATTTTACCAGTTCCTCCTTATATGCATGAAGGAGACAATTTATTTCATAAGATACTGCAACAAATGACTACCTAGTACTATATCGGAATCATGCGCTCACGATCACCGTTTCGCCAGCTTCTCCATGTCATAGGATTCCTTTAAGATCTCCGACAGTCGCATTGCCAAACTTCTCTTTGCTTCAGGGGAGCCCCCAATTATGGTCTCCGGCATCGTTTCCCACCTTTAGGAATCGACTCGTCCTTCGAAAACACAATTTGACAAACAAGAGAACACATAAAGAGGAGATGAGTAACATCAACCATGTTAATAATAGAACAGCCAGAAGGAGACGTGATAAAGTAGAGTACTGACGGTGAGAGAGCCAGAAGGAGAGTGTGTGAAGAGGATGGAGGAGCCATGACCGAATGTCTCGGCCTTAAAGGCCTCTTAATGATGCAGTTCTCGGCCACCTTCTCCGAGTACTGCAGGCCGGTCAGTGGCCGGATCATGACCACTCCTGCCAGCGAACTTCTCGAAAGGACTTGTCTCCATGGAAGCAAAGGCACCGAGGCGTCAACCACCCTGGTATAGGCTTGGGGATGGATGGTAAACTTACTAGTGATGATTGAAAAATTAGCATAGAATTACAACATCATGAATTGGGCGTAATTGTGTCGCTTAAAATGGTGGTAATGATCATTACTGTATGCCTACTTATGCTTAAATGAAAATTGAGTTTTGAATTGATGGTTTACATCACTTCCATATTCTTTCAACTTGGGCACTATGcgcccaccttttttttttttttacgctTCCCTATTCCTCCTATCCAATTGATACACCACCAAAACCACGTCAATAAAGCTATTCACAGCCAAATACCTCCCTGACTCATCCTCGATGTTTTGGGAAAAATCGACAAAATTGAGAAAGTATTTCATAACATGAttgaattctttttcttttaaatagcATTACTATGAATATAAAATGACTTCTGCGAATCTTGATGTGCACCTGTCAAGCAGATTTCAAAACTGGTCAATCAAAAGTTTTCAAATCACTCACGCTAAGTCTACAGTGATTCTACTGAAATCATAAAGGATGGTCACAGATCTTAATCATGATTCATGGTTCATGGCTGATGTAAATCGCCCTTATTTGGCAACCAACGGAATCGATGACCATATAGAACTGCACGTAGTTGTAGACAGGTATGACCACACAGCGCCATTTAACCATTAGAGCACACTTTCTGGGAGAGTCGCCTCAAATAATCTCTACAAATTCTCACTCACAATTCACAAACCTAGGTACGGCAGGCTCAATCAAATTGCATATAGAGAGAACAAATCCAACACAACGTCAGCTCTAGTGAATCATGCGGGGACTAAGGTCCCACAGGCCGCCGGTCAACTCATGACCCAATCCATCCGCATCTCAACGAAAGCAATTCATCACTTCtatttatttccttttttttcttttttttatttaataaccCCGAAAAAAGGTTAAACTTAATCCTCTAGGATATAAAAATTGCATCAGTCTCCACCACATAGCTAATATTGAAGCACATAGGGCCAGAAATTACACTATTCATCAAGTGCTCATCTCGGTGATTGGGCCACAAAAACACGTGCCAGTGATTGACGTGGTGCACTGCCATATGGCGCATGTAATATAAGATATAATTTCTCCATAGCAGCAGGGTCTGAGAGTAGGTGGGCAGGCATTCAAACAGGAGAAATTATTCTCTGGACCCGACTTACCAGAATGGGTTGGAAACATGGATCAAATACCCGCCAATTATCAAATTACTTAAGATCATCTACCCACAATGGGACCATATTCAATTTAATCCGAACCAAGAAGCGGATGGAGCTGTAATTTGACCTACAAAGGCGTGGACTGTAATGTACGATGACAGGTAGGTGGATTATGCTGCCCTGAATCTAATTGGGCGCCGATGACAGGTGGATTAGGCTGACCTGAATCCAAGTGGGCCGCCGAAGCTAAGCCTACAAGGTTGGATTTGTACCAACTTTTGGCATGACAACTTTGCAGTGTCTAAATTGAACCACAATATGGACCTCGGATCAACCAGAGAGTCAAGTTTATTCGCCAAACTCGGATTGGTATGTAAAATTTATAACATGGGTTTTCCTTAACCCCAATTTCTGTTGGAGACTAACCAGGTGCTGTTACAAGAAGAATGCAAATGTATGGCACCAGAACTTATTGTCCTGTTACAACTACGAGTATGCAGGAAGGAGATAgcattcagaaaaaaaaaaaaaaaaagaaggtagaTGTGTGAGCAAGCAAATGAGCTCCCAATTTGGTACTGCAAACTTTTGCTGGTTCTAGCAGCAGGTCCTTCAGACACATATTTGCCACAGATCACCTATTATGGAACAGTATATTTCAGTTCAAGGCCTAGATTCTGAGATATGGTTCTACTCCATCATGGTCTAATGAATATGACGCTATCCTGACTCCACTAAACAGATAAAACTAATTGAATAGTTGATGATCCAGAGGAACAGTTCATCCCAAGTCAAGACATGATCATCTCTAATCTGATCCCAGTTACAATCTAGGTGCAAATTCATAGATGGAGGCTAACCTACGTTGAGCACTAACTAGATTCAATTGTAACAGCCTGCTCAACACCAACAAATCAAGGGAAGCAAGGCTTTAATAGAGTTAAAGCTAATCAGGCGCCTGTATTAGAATAACAAACCTTATCCCGCCTGCACAAGGAGCCCTTCTGAATACTTAGCTGTTGGTCCCTAGACAGGGTCAAGTCTTCTGGGAATGCAGGAAAGAGCAATGAGAAATGACAGAAAGAACATGGATGAATATTAAGCTAACACCTATCACCAGCAGAAACTAAAAGACCTTTTCTTACCTTATCAAATGATTCATTTTTATCAAGCACAATTTTACATTACTTTTCCCAAATCTTTCTTTCAATAAATTTGCAAATCCTTATAATGCCATCACCAAAACCACTCTAATTTGCTTTCAATCATATAAAGATACTGAAAAAATTTTGCAATCTTCTCCAGCAACATCTGTTTCAAAGGTCATGGCATTCCCAAAAGATAGAAACAGGATGATAGAATCTCTACTAAGATTGCTAGATTCGTCGTGAAAGAATAGCAATTTTGCTAATTGAAACCGATATGCCTGTAAGCTAGAGAATATTTGATTACTTCCTACTTCAAAATGATGTGGCATGTGTTTGACAAGAAATAGCTTATTGCTGGTTTTGGCCACTATCAATTGCGATGAAACATTAGACatcccaaaataaataaataaataaaatataggcTACCACTAGAAACAGAGAGAATAAATTTAGAAGAGGTCAAAATCTATAAATGTAATGTACAATATATCTAAGAATTAAAGACAAGTCCAACATGTACACACAATAATAtgcatagaggtgctatttGATATTAACTACATAAACAATAGTTGTTGATAGTTTTATAAGAAAGTAGAAAAGCATCTTACATCACTTTAAATTTACTCCAGAAAGTCCCAACTTATTTGCTGGTAAAGTCCCTAGATGATTGTACAACAGACCTGGGTTCAAATCCCACCTACACCAGGGCTTGAGGGATTTGGAAAATTTGCAGGAGGGCTATCTCCCATTCTGTGGTCCCATGCCTATGTGCCTCTTCCTATaggaaaataaaaaactaaactAAAAACTAAAGTTTTAATCAGACATGAAAACACATACAACAATTATGTCAGATTATGGCAGAAGTAGGGTGCAGATTTGATCAACTTTTCCATTTAGGAGCTATCCTTCAATCTTTCTGCACTGCCACATCAAATGCTGCTGGAGATGGTTGGTGAATAAATAAAGCAAATGAATGATTTTTAAACATCCACAATTTCTGAACAGTTGACAACATAATGAAAAGAAGTCCAATCCATCAAACCAAGTATACCAACTAACGGTTAAATCATACTAATTACGCTCTGTTATCAGCTCCattaatttccttttttttctcttttaatcCAGCAAAAACAATCAGGAGCATATCTTGACGATTCATTCCAACCAAAGACTCTTGCAATtgctttcctccttttttttcttttctgcttCCACCATCATTCAACCATCTTCTTGTGTCATGAattactattacatcctctaaaATCGATTAGAGTTAACATGACACCCATTGTTATCGGCTATCAGATCTCTGGAGGCAAAAAAAAGTGCATGCAGTGAAAGCGCAAATATGTCAGTTTCACTCAGTAGCTTAACTATCTGTGCAATTCTTTTCCCAATCAAATCTCATCAATTTTTTTGCACATCAAATGCTGTGATTGGTGATAAAAGACACAAGAATGAATTTCAACATATTTAAACAACATAACAGCAAGAACGGGATATATCTCTTCAAAGTTATCTCAGACCTCCACCTATTGTAGGTTTCATCTTCCAGATCTCTTCTATGTCACTTTCCTTACCTAATTATCAAACTGGGGCAAATTAAATAGTTCCTACCAATAGAGAATTCCTAATATTTCTAGGTTACAACTTACAAGATtattccataatcttcaagcTGTGTACCAACAATTTGGATAAAACTACAATTGCCAATTGTTATGATTTAAAGCAGTTTTTGCTAATCTGGATTAACCAAGCAGTTTCgataaaaagaaattaatgaTGTGATTCCatcaaatcaatttattttttttgatgataaagtTTTATTCATGATTTTTCCACTAATTTGGCTTTTGCAATGAAGAAAGCTGCTTCTTGTACTCACAACATGGAGCGGTTCTaagtaataaattttttaagatCTCTCACAAATTAATAAACAAATGGAACAAAATTATATAGTCCATGTCACATATGATCATTAGAGTGCAAATTCAAACCACGAATCATAAGTGTCACATATTGCAGAGTTTGGTAGCAAATGGCATAGAGGACGATGAAAACCAATAAGTGCAACAAAAGCTATGAAAGCTTGTAATCTCTAAAAGGGGAATAAAATGCTTTGTTCAAAAAGCACAGAAGCCtttcctcaaaaaaaagaagaagtgcaGAAGCCCCTTTTATCACTGATGTCTCCAGATGCAATTTCAATCAGATCACCAATTCAAAGAAAAGTTCAATGGCTGTGCAACATGTCATGATGGTCTTTGAATGCTTGGTTTACAACCTTATAGGTTCTTTAACCCAAATATTCCTAGTAAGTGTCGCTTTTGTGCTAAGCACTGTAGTCACATCCACAAACCACTGGGAGTAGACTATCTGACTATAACAGGCGCATCAAACTTCTCCAGTTGAGGCATTTCACCAAACATGCTTGTGCACGTAGTCCAAGTTGCAATGGTGTTGATGTGCATGAATGATGGACGATCCTGTCGAACCTAATTACAAAATAGGAGGCATGGCAGATCTAGAAGATAGTGTTTTAGAGCAGCCATATGTCAATTATGTTATGGCAAGCAGCAATACCACATCACATAGTTCAAATCTCTAAATGCATTTAGTCCAAAGTAGATTTGTGATAAACTAAGAGAAGTAAAAAAAGTGATTATTGGATTTCACATGTAGTATCAGGGATAGGCTCTACAAATCAATGCTCAAatattgaaagaaaaaacatttttaatatatatatagttcaAAAGAATGACTCTCCCTCTCACACGCACACACAACATTACAAAGAGAGTTGTCAACGGTGCAAGCTACTAAACTCTATCTCATTGCATGCTAAGCCTAACCATATAGCAGAAAGAACAGTTATCAAAGAACACTCCATTGGGTACCCCACCATATGCATTAATAGAGAAAGCATGAAGCATGTACTGATTATAGTCATATAATATAACAAGAAACATAAGTAACACATTCAGAGTATTTCTATCATTTTTTGAAGCTCAGAATTACAGCCTATTCATGTTGTTTGGGTGGACCTTGCCCAAAGATCAAAGACTTCTGAGGTGCCTATCTTTCATTATGTTGATAACATTGAAATAGAAATGAGCCCAGACCCTTAATACCGTAGGCCATGATGTCAATCATGACCACCACCCCACTATCTACTCATAGATCTAATATTGATAATGCTGGAAATGAGACATCCGGAATCTGGGGATCTATTTAATTGTTTGGACGAGATATAATTGAACAGATCATAAAGATAATTCCATGTTTTTGACCAATTCCATGATGAGTACTGCTTTACCAACTCCAGGTCCCCAAAATAGTCAGATTGTCCCTCCACGGTGATAAGGAACTAAAAGATCCACCACTTTATTACACGACCTGCAAATGGACTACATTGATCAAGTCCAGATAATATATAGATTGTCTATGGAATAAAGCAGGGATAATATGCAATAGGAGTGCGTGTGAAGAGGGATTAGGCACATAGGAGCGCATGAGAGAAATGTATATGGATAAACGTCTAGAAACATGGAAGTTTTATTCAAAAGAGATACAGACTGAACGCCTCAGAAAGATCAAACTCAATCAATGACCAGTAAGTCTGATGATCGGGATGAAAATCCATCCAATTGGACCGTCAAGAGCTTGGTCATGGAAAAAGAAAGTGATAAGGCTCATGGAAACCATCACAGGAACAGATTAGATTAGATTAATTCAATCCAACACCTCAAAGCAGCTCCTGGAAAAAGAATATCATTCTGTTTCTATACAGTATCAATATAATATGCCCTTTTAGTATCAAAGAATTAATCCTATTTACCAGGTCTAAAATGTTCAAAACTTCTCCTGATGCAAAGTTATTGGAGAAATATTGATTATATGCAATGGCCCTTAGTCAGTGGTAGGTCTCAAAGTTCAAAAGCATAATACTCCAGCAGCCTTACAATCTTCTAAGAAAACAAGAGAGTTGTTGTCAAGAATATAATTCCTAAGAAAATGTTTTCTTACTGTGACTATTTTTAGAAGACATTAGACATCACATTTAACAGAATTTATTGATATCAATTCAGCTTTAAGAAAAAGAGATCAGAAACATGTTATCTATATTGATCTATATAAAAACTGTATGGGATGGATCATCGGCAGACATTTTTAGCTTACATTATTCAAAGATATTTTATAGCCTGAAAAGCAAGTAGCTGCCATAACTAGATTGCACACAAAATGAAAATAAAGCAACAATCAAAATCAAAACTGACACTAAAAAAATCGAGTGAAACACCTTCTGAACTAAGAATCGGCAAGCTGAATGCCTCCCAACTTCCAGCAGCTACAGCACAGACAGCAAACAGAATTCCACAGAGAGAAGCACCAAGTAAAGCATCAAAAGAAGcatcaaaaaatgaaaataaatataatgaaAGGCAAGTATGACACTTTCTGATCCTGGACTTCACAAGCTGAATTCCGTTCCCGTATTCCAACAGCTACATTCAACAGCCAcattcaagagagaaaacaAAATTCCAGAGAGTATATAGAAACTAATGTAAACCCGTCCTATGGTAAGAGTGAAGAACAGTAGTAAAACGCGAGCAGAACAGCACACCCAGCAGTCTACTTGATCATAAGTCTTCAATCCTCCTGACATTCAGAGCTCGAACTCTTCCTCCCGGAGCGCTGCCTGTGCTGCCTCTTCCTCTTCATCATCGAGCACAAAGTACTGGTTCCTTTCCACCGGCCTAAACATATAAAACATAAAGATATAGAAAGCAAGGCTAGCTGTCTCCTCTGCCGCCACGCTCACCCACCGGTACTTGTATGACGCGATCGTCTTGAGTGCATACACGACGATCCTCGTGAAGTACAGGTACCCGATAACAACAAGGTAGAACTGCCGGAAAAGAGTGAGCTTGGCGAGATTTCTGGCGGCCTTCCCATCAGTCTTGGAGGTCTCACGGAGAGAGCGGATCGACCAGACGATCGGGAAGAGCACGGCGCAGCAGCAGATGATGTCGATGAGGAGGAAGACCTGGTTCCAGGTGACCCAGTCCTGGATGAAGGGCCCAGTCTCGCCAATGACAATCGAAGCAATGTTAGCGATCACCTGGAGCGGGATCACGACCATGAggaccttcttctccttctcctggaGGAAGGGCTTGAGGAAGGACCAACCGGTGCCAATAAGGACGATGACGGTGAACAAGAGGACACCTCTAAGGAACTGGAAGAGGTAGAAGAGGACATCCCAGCCGTGGGGGGTGCCCGAGACGCGGACGTAGTGCTGGTCCTCGGCGGCGAAGAGGAGGTTGAGGGCTTTGGTGAGGAGGAGGCCGGCCATGAGGTGGTGGATCCCGTGGGAGGAGAGGCGGTTCTTGACGAGACAGAAGTAGATCCAGACGGCGAGGAAGGCAACGTAGGCGAGGGCGAAGAAGAAGTAGAGGGTGGGGACCCGGGACTGGCCGACCGAGAGGTAGTCGCGGGAGCCGTCGGGGCGAGCGTTGTACATCTCGGTACGGACGGCCATGGAAACCTGGGACTCAGGGTTGCAGTTGGCGAAGAAGAGGCTGTACTCATCAGGATGGGTTATGTGGAAGGAACGGTTGTAGAAATTGTGGTTGGGGCCAGTGAGCTGGTCGAATTTGAAGAGAAGGCGGACGTAGGGGCTGGAGAGGACGCATTTGGGGTTggaattagggttagggttagggttttgctgctgctgctgccgctgcTGGGATTCGTAGGTGGCCTGGATAAGGCTctcgtcggagaggaggaagaagccaAAGAGCAAGGGGTCAGGGGAGGCGAGGGAGGAGGTGAAGGAGACGTCGGAAACGGTAATGGTGACGAAACCCCTGGGGGTGAAGCCGAACTTTTCGAAGAGGATGATAGGACGGGTGTCGGCGGTGATTTTTAGTGTTTTGATCTCCGCCATGGACGACGAGATCAGGGAGAAAAGgatgaggagagggaggagagaaggcTTACCCATTGCGCCGGGGATCGGATCTGGAATTCTCCGGCAGACGAGGTTGCGACGGGCGTGGCGGAGGCCGGCAGCGGAGGTTGCGACAGGCGTAGCGGAGGCGGCAGAGGGCCGGTGCTTTAACTAATACGTTTTTGGTGGCGAGGGTGGGCAGGTCATTTGGTCGCCGCGGCGTCTATCGGTTTGTTACGACACGGGTATTGGATAACTTAACGTGGCCCCGATTTGCAATGGCCGCCCGTTTTGCGTGGAAATTTGGGCGGTTGGTGTGATGATGACCGATTTGATGGTAAGATTTTAGTGCGCAATCACGCGTTATAATTTGGGAACAGAGTTAAGTTACGTAACTTAGCTCTATTCCcagatttttatttaatatggCTTGACCGCGTCATCGAGCGTGTGGACAAACGCTCCCACTCCGACAACCTTTGATTTCAGACTTGGAGGCAAAGCGCCTCCGACTTTTCTCTTTGCCCCGTTGCATCCTGACCGATCATAATGTGATAATCCAATGGTCCTTGAATTGGTCCATTAATGgttcaaaatataataatataacaacaAAAACCAGATCTCAATGATCCAAAATAGGGATTAGCTGCTAGGTCTCTCAgcatacagaaaaaaaaaaaaaatctcattaaaatattttttaaaaacctaattttgaaaatataatatctaaaaataattttggcatatttggttgatgATGAAAAAGTAGCTACTTTAGAgcgacttatatttggttgaacaTCTATTTTCTCGGCAAAGTTGTGTGACTTATTTTTTTTCACCTTACAATTTTGTTTTAGTATATCATACTACTGTTTAATAActcataattatattttttgtgaaataaatatttgctagcaatttgattttgaaagaaaaaaaaaggaaaaaaagtagAGTTTGATGGCATGTGTTAAACAAAAATAGATAAAGCCTTATAAATTGGCAAATACTTTGTCTTCCCTCAAAATCTTCTCAACTTATAGTTTTTCTTAGTTGTTGGGATGAAATAAGTATTTGGGCCCTTATCAAAGCACTGCATGCTGTGTTTAGCACCAAGAAAGTTGAGTTCATATTCATTCCAAGAAATTTTTCGAGTAAACATAGTAACATCatgataattaaaaatattataggcTCCTAGTTGATTGAAGCCCGACATCAACCTGCATAGGCACCATCGACTATTTGCTCGAATGATATCATCCCGTGTTACTAGAAGATGGAAATGGAGGTTCGATGCTGGCTAGATTAAATCCTCTAAAGATAGGGTAGAAGAGAGGGTGAGAATTTGCCATACTAGCTTTAAaagtgataataataataaataaaaaaactcCCTCAGGGTATTTTATTGGTTCATATGATACAAAATTAATACTTGTTGATGTTAATAAAACCAAGTAACGTCTATATATTAGTCCAATTCTAGAACTTAGAAAATTCTACAAGTAATTTAACCACACCCTTAATACTATATTTTAACTCTTTAACCAAGATTCTTGCCAAGCCACCATGGGTATGTAGAATAAGTAAAATCCATATATTCCATTATTTATcaaattttgtttattttgctGCTATAAGTCTATGATAGATTGGTGTAAGAATGCTACTCATGAGTATAGATTCAGTGAACAAGCAAATGATTGAATCATAATATATTCTTTGCTTTGCAAAATAAACATGCAAAAAATGGCATAACAATATAGGGCATCAATTGGATACTAGTAGTTTGAATACAAATCTTGCACCTAATATAATTCATGatcttgataaatttcaatgcACATTACCTATCTTCTTTTTGCAAATTGGGAAAAAGAACCTAACCTTACTAAAATCCCTGCGATTTTATTTTACTTAATTTAGACCAGCATCTTAATCTTATTGTTCTGGGAAACTAATCATGCAACAATGATGAAAATTTCCTTTCCCCATGCATCACCTTGGTTTCTCTCATTATTCATTCTGGTAGAGGTCAATTTCATCATTTCTGATAGAGTAAAAAATTGAAGATAATGATATGGATATGAAAACCATCTTTTATGTCAGATTGCGTATGATGAGAATCTAAATAACTTTATAATTAATGGCCTCCCAACAATTTTTTCGGCTTTAAATCATGCCTCTTTATAGTTATTGGTGGATACACAAAACAGGACAAAAGATCAGGGTACCTTGGATTTATGGGAGATTCCCTTTAGACCTACAAGATAACAACAATTATCAATCAAGATCTACTAACGGGTTGCAAGAATGATTCTAACTTCTTTTACAATGTTGACCCCTCAATTACATAATAGCTGCTTCGGCATCCATACGGatagatataaaaaaaaaaaattataatacttTGAGATCTTTGCAAAATGCGATATAATATTTGACGTTGCAACTGAACCAAACCAACAATGTTGTTACTTGTAatataatgaaacttgagtaattaaacatactttcttctcaacatttttttttaaattttttaagctAAACTCTTTTTTTTCGTTAAGGAGCAAGTGATGGATAAAATCTGACGGCAATCTAGCACCAGGCAAACCCATAACTTACT
The Phoenix dactylifera cultivar Barhee BC4 chromosome 3, palm_55x_up_171113_PBpolish2nd_filt_p, whole genome shotgun sequence DNA segment above includes these coding regions:
- the LOC103702819 gene encoding protein CANDIDATE G-PROTEIN COUPLED RECEPTOR 7, which translates into the protein MGKPSLLPLLILFSLISSSMAEIKTLKITADTRPIILFEKFGFTPRGFVTITVSDVSFTSSLASPDPLLFGFFLLSDESLIQATYESQQRQQQQQNPNPNPNSNPKCVLSSPYVRLLFKFDQLTGPNHNFYNRSFHITHPDEYSLFFANCNPESQVSMAVRTEMYNARPDGSRDYLSVGQSRVPTLYFFFALAYVAFLAVWIYFCLVKNRLSSHGIHHLMAGLLLTKALNLLFAAEDQHYVRVSGTPHGWDVLFYLFQFLRGVLLFTVIVLIGTGWSFLKPFLQEKEKKVLMVVIPLQVIANIASIVIGETGPFIQDWVTWNQVFLLIDIICCCAVLFPIVWSIRSLRETSKTDGKAARNLAKLTLFRQFYLVVIGYLYFTRIVVYALKTIASYKYRWVSVAAEETASLAFYIFMFYMFRPVERNQYFVLDDEEEEAAQAALREEEFEL